TCTCACCTCTGTAATCGGCATCAATGGTGCCGGGAGAGTTGAGCACTGTAACGCCCTTCTTTATGGCCAATCCGCTGCGGGGACGAATCTGAGCTTCGTATCCTTCGGGCAGAGCAATATAAAGTCCGGTGGGAACAAGACAGCGGGCCAAAGATTTCAGTACAATTGGTTCTGATATATTAGCACGAATATCCATTCCGGCCGATAATTCCGTTGCATAGGCAGGAAGCTCATGCTTCGACTTATTTA
This genomic interval from uncultured Bacteroides sp. contains the following:
- the dut gene encoding dUTP diphosphatase, giving the protein MNIQIINKSKHELPAYATELSAGMDIRANISEPIVLKSLARCLVPTGLYIALPEGYEAQIRPRSGLAIKKGVTVLNSPGTIDADYRGEICIILVNLSADEFVIEDGERVAQMVIARHEQAQWEQVDVLDETERGAGGFGHTGKK